Proteins encoded by one window of Sphaerodactylus townsendi isolate TG3544 linkage group LG04, MPM_Stown_v2.3, whole genome shotgun sequence:
- the SLITRK1 gene encoding SLIT and NTRK-like protein 1 → MLLWILLLETSLCFAAGNVTGDVCKEKICSCAEVEGDLHVDCEKKGFTSLQRFSAPTSQFYHLFLHGNSLTRLFPNEFANFYNAVSLHMENNGLHEIVPGAFLGLQLVKRLHLNNNKLKSFRKQTFLGLDDLEYLQADFNLLRDIDPGAFRDLNKLEVLILNDNLISILPANVFQYVPITHLDLRGNRLKTLPYEDVLEQIPGIAEILLEDNPWDCTCDLLSLKEWLENIPKNALIGRVICEAPTRLQGKDLNETTEQELCRKNRVDSSLAAPPAEEDAFDPGPIPTPFKVHGKEDLVTPGSAPHGGTKIPVNWQIKTRPTAAGSTLAAKGKSSSSTPCPATCVCHQIPGGFKVNCNDGNVSSLMDLKPKPSSVHELFLRGNKVHTIRKSHFVDYRKLNLLDLGNNNIATMENNTFKNLLELVWLYMDNNYLDILSREKFNGLQNLEYLNMEFNVIQLIMPGTFNAMPKLRVLILNNNLLRSLPVDVFAGVSLSKLSIHNNYFLYLPVAGVLDQLTSITQIDLHDNPWDCRCPIVPFKQWVELLRPKVMMSDLRCETPEEFFKEDFESLSNEAICPQLKIMPTLTSTHKNSTGLAETGTHSNSYLETSRVSISVLVPGLLLVFVTSAFTVVGMLVFILRNRKRSKRRDANSSASEINSLQTVCDSSYWHNGPYNADGAHRVYDCGSHSI, encoded by the coding sequence ATGCTGCTTTGGATCCTGCTACTGGAGACGTCTCTTTGTTTCGCCGCCGGGAATGTTACAGGGGACGTTTGCAAAGAGAAGATCTGCTCGTGCGCCGAGGTCGAGGGCGACTTGCACGTCGACTGCGAGAAGAAGGGCTTCACCAGCCTGCAGCGCTTCTCGGCCCCCACGTCGCAATTCTACCATTTGTTCTTGCACGGCAATTCCCTCACGCGCCTTTTCCCCAACGAGTTTGCCAACTTTTACAATGCGGTCAGCCTGCACATGGAGAACAACGGCTTGCACGAGATCGTGCCGGGGGCTTTCCTGGGGCTGCAGCTGGTGAAGCGGCTGCACCTCAACAACAACAAGCTCAAGTCGTTCCGCAAGCAGACCTTCCTGGGGCTGGATGATCTGGAGTACCTCCAGGCCGACTTCAACCTGCTGCGGGACATCGACCCGGGGGCCTTCCGGGACTTGAACAAGCTGGAGGTGCTGATCTTGAACGACAACCTCATCAGCATCCTGCCGGCCAACGTGTTCCAATACGTGCCCATCACTCACCTGGACCTGCGGGGCAACCGCCTGAAAACCTTGCCTTACGAGGACGTCTTGGAGCAGATCCCGGGCATCGCCGAGATCCTCCTGGAGGACAACCCTTGGGACTGCACGTGCGACCTCCTCTCGCTGAAGGAATGGCTCGAGAACATCCCCAAGAACGCCTTGATCGGCCGGGTGATCTGCGAAgcccccaccaggctgcagggcAAAGACCTGAACGAGACCACGGAGCAGGAGCTGTGTAGGAAAAACCGGGTGGATTCCAGCCTGGCCGCTCCCCCCGCGGAAGAGGACGCCTTCGATCCTGGCCCCATCCCAACTCCTTTCAAAGTCCACGGCAAGGAAGACCTGGTCACGCCTGGTTCCGCTCCTCACGGGGGCACTAAGATCCCGGTCAACTGGCAGATCAAGACCAGACCCACCGCCGCAGGTTCGACCCTGGCTGCCAAAGGCAAGTCCTCCAGCAGCACCCCTTGCCCGGCCACCTGCGTCTGCCATCAGATCCCGGGAGGCTTCAAGGTGAACTGCAACGACGGCAACGTGAGCAGCTTGATGGACCTGAAGCCCAAGCCTTCCAGCGTGCACGAGCTGTTCTTGAGGGGCAACAAGGTTCACACCATCCGGAAATCGCATTTTGTGGATTACCGGAAGCTCAACCTGTTGGACTTGGGCAACAACAACATCGCCACCATGGAGAACAACACTTTCAAGAACCTCTTGGAGCTGGTGTGGCTGTATATGGACAACAACTACTTGGACATTCTCTCTCGGGAGAAATTCAATGGCCTGCAGAACCTTGAGTACCTGAACATGGAATTTAACGTCATCCAACTCATCATGCCAGGCACTTTTAATGCCATGCCCAAACTGAGGGTCCTCATCTTGAACAacaacctgctgaggtccctccctgttGACGTCTTTGCTGGGGTGTCTCTCTCCAAGCTCAGCATCCACAACAACTATTTCCTCTACCTGcctgtggcaggggtgctggaCCAACTCACCTCCATCACCCAAATAGACTTGCACGACAACCCATGGGACTGTAGGTGCCCCATCGTCCCTTTCAAGCAGTGGGTGGAGCTTCTGAGGCCCAAGGTGATGATGAGCGACTTGAGATGTGAGACTCCTGAAGAGTTTTTCAAGGAGGACTTTGAGTCCCTCTCCAACGAGGCCATTTGCCCTCAACTCAAAATCATGCCCACCTTGACTTCCACCCATAAGAACAGCACTGGGCTGGCTGAGACTGGGACTCATTCCAACTCTTACCTGGAGACCAGCAGGGTCTCCATCTCAGTGCTGGTGCCTGGCCTTTTATTGGTCTTCGTCACCTCTGCCTTCACAGTGGTTGGCATGCTGGTCTTCATCCTGAGGAACAGGAAGCGCTCCAAGAGGCGGGATGCCAACTCCTCCGCCTCTGAGATCAACTCTTTACAGACAGTCTGTGACTCTTCCTACTGGCACAATGGACCCTACAATGCGGACGGAGCCCATAGGGTGTATGACTGTGGTTCTCACTCCATATGA